In Parabacteroides timonensis, the following proteins share a genomic window:
- a CDS encoding helix-turn-helix domain-containing protein translates to MNSLQRINLKDFMECHYQDNLLLEQLAQASGRSLSTFRRDFLKVFGTTPGKWLLTRRLEEAYVLIKEKKVKPSEFLLDLGFESFSHFSRSFKAYFGIQPTILLKRKHCEIEKINITLSSSPNLRIKVCICPHDITETACRRVA, encoded by the coding sequence ATGAACAGCTTGCAGAGAATTAATCTGAAAGATTTCATGGAGTGTCACTATCAGGATAATCTGCTATTGGAGCAATTGGCGCAGGCTTCCGGACGTAGTTTATCTACATTCCGCAGGGATTTTCTGAAAGTTTTTGGTACAACTCCCGGAAAATGGTTGTTGACAAGACGGTTGGAAGAAGCCTATGTGCTCATTAAAGAAAAGAAAGTCAAGCCGTCAGAGTTTTTATTGGATTTGGGATTTGAAAGTTTCTCACACTTCTCCCGTAGTTTTAAAGCCTATTTCGGCATACAGCCCACAATCTTACTTAAAAGAAAGCATTGTGAAATAGAAAAAATTAATATAACATTGTCGTCATCACCGAACTTGCGCATCAAGGTCTGTATATGTCCCCATGACATAACTGAGACAGCCTGTCGTAGAGTTGCATAA
- a CDS encoding tyrosine-type recombinase/integrase codes for MSQKRKKGNSSLLLEEYAARRIELKKGLSKAATAELYQVAVGHFIRFVGDPGFRMGDLSKTQVSDFIAYLQSKRLATNTINSYLSNLRAIYNAACHDGLLQYRDHPFEGLRLRRESTVKRAISMSFIQKLANLKVEESSRQELAVDLCLFSFLACGMPFIDIAYLTPQNIHNNELVYNRRKSGAQIRMEITTGMWQLIHKYAPTYGEREFLFPILPMASPTHAQYKNCLAMHNRELKEIGDRLEIPIRLTSYVMRHSWASIALRCGVSIAIISQALGHSSEKTTRIYLNELDISELAEANQKVSGSIDLLLKDMEKRNALFMK; via the coding sequence ATGTCACAGAAGAGAAAAAAGGGAAACTCGTCCCTGTTGTTAGAGGAATATGCCGCAAGGCGTATCGAGTTAAAGAAAGGTTTGAGCAAGGCCGCCACGGCGGAGCTTTATCAGGTGGCTGTCGGGCATTTCATAAGATTCGTGGGAGATCCCGGGTTTCGCATGGGGGATCTCAGCAAGACGCAGGTCTCGGATTTTATAGCCTATCTCCAAAGCAAGAGATTGGCCACCAATACGATCAACTCCTATCTGAGTAACCTGCGTGCGATCTATAATGCCGCTTGCCATGACGGTTTGTTACAGTATCGGGATCACCCTTTCGAGGGATTGAGACTGAGGCGAGAATCGACTGTCAAGAGAGCGATATCCATGTCCTTTATACAGAAACTGGCGAACCTCAAGGTGGAAGAGTCATCCCGGCAGGAACTGGCGGTCGATTTATGCCTGTTCAGTTTCCTTGCCTGCGGGATGCCATTTATCGATATCGCCTACCTAACCCCTCAAAATATCCATAATAACGAGTTGGTATATAACCGGCGTAAGAGCGGGGCACAAATTCGTATGGAGATCACCACGGGCATGTGGCAGCTCATTCATAAGTACGCCCCCACGTATGGAGAACGGGAATTCCTTTTCCCTATCCTTCCGATGGCTTCGCCCACGCATGCTCAGTATAAAAATTGCCTGGCCATGCACAACCGGGAATTGAAGGAGATCGGGGATCGCTTGGAGATACCTATCCGCCTCACCTCTTATGTGATGCGCCACAGTTGGGCTTCCATCGCATTGCGGTGCGGGGTCTCGATAGCGATTATCAGCCAAGCGTTGGGGCACAGCTCGGAAAAGACGACACGTATTTATTTGAATGAGCTGGATATATCAGAACTGGCTGAGGCCAACCAGAAAGTTTCAGGATCAATCGATTTATTATTAAAGGATATGGAAAAAAGGAACGCCTTATTTATGAAATAA
- a CDS encoding DUF3575 domain-containing protein, which yields MRKVIILIFLFMVPLAFHAQERPLAGQRGSVVGVKTNLPYWATATFNLGAEFRLARHWSLDLEAGLNPFDGKNDDGSYGRSLKHLRLHPELRYWFCEAFYSHFVGLHVPYLLYNVADIKWLGTEGRRHQGWGTGVGVSYGYSWLLSRHWNLEATVGVGYLYLESEKYPCANCGRKQETVKKHYFGPTQAAVNLIYQF from the coding sequence ATGAGAAAAGTGATTATCCTGATATTCCTGTTTATGGTTCCCCTTGCGTTCCATGCGCAGGAGAGGCCGCTCGCCGGACAGAGAGGCTCGGTCGTCGGTGTCAAGACCAACCTGCCGTACTGGGCAACGGCCACGTTCAATTTGGGGGCTGAGTTCCGGCTGGCACGCCACTGGAGCTTGGATCTGGAGGCCGGTCTCAATCCTTTCGACGGGAAAAACGATGACGGCAGCTACGGTCGCTCCCTCAAGCACCTGCGCCTCCATCCGGAGCTGCGCTACTGGTTCTGCGAAGCTTTCTACTCACATTTTGTCGGCCTGCACGTACCGTATCTGTTGTATAACGTGGCGGATATCAAATGGTTGGGCACCGAGGGCAGGCGTCACCAAGGCTGGGGTACCGGCGTGGGGGTCAGCTACGGTTACTCATGGCTGCTCTCCAGACACTGGAATCTGGAGGCTACCGTCGGAGTGGGATACCTTTACCTTGAATCGGAGAAATACCCCTGCGCCAACTGCGGACGTAAGCAGGAAACCGTCAAGAAGCATTATTTCGGTCCCACACAGGCTGCCGTCAACCTGATTTACCAATTCTAA